The following nucleotide sequence is from uncultured Draconibacterium sp..
TTAAATAATCCATCGGACTTTGATACACAAATTTGTAATCCAAAGCACGAATGAGCTTGTCGCTATTAATCACCTTGTAAGCTCCTTTGTCTTTAGAAAAAACAGGAACGGGCAATTCGCTGATCTTTGCCGCTTTTGCATAAAACTCATTTCGCCCGGGATGTTCCGGACTCGATGCATTGAACACCTCGCCCCAAATATCCTTTTCAATGATCTGAGTGATGATGTTCACGCAGTCGTCTCGATGAATTAAATTTACAGGTGCATCGTGAACCGGCTTATTCCGGCCTTGTACAAAACGTGCCGGATTGCGATCGTAACCGATCAAACCGCCAAAACGAATTACCGTAGTTTGAAACGCCGGATTCTCCAGTAACAGTTTTTCTGCTTTAAGCAAAGCCCGGCCACTTGCCTTTTCCGGAGTTCCTTCGTCGCCTTCTTTTACTTCT
It contains:
- a CDS encoding NAD(P)H-binding protein codes for the protein MKTTVSILGCGWLGTALGRSLLRKGWRVKGSVASTQSYNRLEVSGISAFYVKAKAKSLTVDYNSFFNTDVLIVSIPPTRTDCVEDSYPQKIEQVIAKVKEQSIKKVLFISSTSVYESKNTEVKEGDEGTPEKASGRALLKAEKLLLENPAFQTTVIRFGGLIGYDRNPARFVQGRNKPVHDAPVNLIHRDDCVNIITQIIEKDIWGEVFNASSPEHPGRNEFYAKAAKISELPVPVFSKDKGAYKVINSDKLIRALDYKFVYQSPMDYLKEVEEWAYRI